The DNA window GCATGTTGACAGCAAGTCCAGCCTCATTTGACTTGTGGGATGCATGATGATGCAGAAAGATAATCTATTATCATCTGCTTGTCTGTATGACAAAAAATAGaatgattaatttaaaatgagGCCAACTTCTAAAATTTGGAACATCGTTCCATTAAGTTAGAAACTTAACTATTACCTGTTTAAGGTAAATGACAATCAACTAAACAACCTACAGAGGGCAGCATCAATCACCACTCATCACAGAGAGCTGCACCAATCACCACTCATCACAGAGAGCTGCACCAATCACCACTCATCACAGAGAGCTGCACCAATCACCAGTCATTACAGTGATACATCCCAACCAGAAGACAACCACACAGCATGATTAATTATTTTGCAAAAACTTTTATTgaacaaaagtattttaattCTCATCACGTTGTGGGCAGTACAATAGATTGGATCGAAACGATTCATATATGCACCTTCTCTTctgaatatatacatacaatggAAACAAGAATTAAATAACATTGCTCAATAACATTCAGATATATCATATCCTGTAAAAGCTGAGAACCCCATGATCAATACATTGGTAAACAGACGCAAGTagcaaaaagtaaataaaaacaaaaacagcggTCTTATTACTTGGTTAGTGCCCTCCAATAGCTACACTTTCCTGCGAGAGTAAAACACCAGAACACCTGATTGGAAATCAGAActaggagggagaaagagtagTACAGTAGACTCCAATCAAATTTAAATAGATCTGTAGCCAATACAAACACGGAACAGTAGGTATAGCGTAGAACTGGGGCCAACAGAAAAGCAGTTCAGTGAAAACATTCAGCGGGTCATTCTGATGAGGGctctaaattattttctttttttttatttattccaaaTGAACAGTTTTTGGCTCTAAACAATGGAACCTGAACCCACAACGTTCCCTGCCCAAGTTCAGCGTGTTGAAGAATGTTTAGGGTATTTGGTGGtaattggtgtgtgtatgtgtcacagCAGCGGTTTGACCAGGTACAGCTTGTCTCCGTGTTCGCTCGTGAAGATCGGGGCTTTCTTGTAGTGCTCCACCAGTTCATCTATGGAGTTGAATCGGCGCTGGCCAATGCAGTAGAAGCCCTCTGAGCATTGCACCTTGAAGTGCTTGTTCTTCCCAGGAGCcttcagagacacagagaaatcATTGGGctagagaggagggggagagggagggggagagggagagggagggggagcgggagggggagagggagggggagcggagggggagagggagggggagcggagggggagaggagggggagagggaggaaaaagTCAGTTAATTCACTGACAATTGAAGAACTTTGAGACAAACTCCATCAACATTGCCTCCAATCCACCACCAGAGGACACCCTGACTGCCTCCAATCCACCACCAGAGGGCACCCTGACTGCCTCCAATCCACCACCAGAGGACACCCTGACTGCCTCCAATCCACCACCAGAGGACACCCTGACTGCCTCCAATCCACCACCAGAGGACACCCTGACTGCCTCCAATCCACCACCAGAGGACACCCTGACTGCCTCCAATCCACCACCAGAGGACACCCTGACTGCCTCAGATCCACCACCAGAGGACACCCTGACTGCCTTCAATCCACCACCAGAGGACACCCTGACTCCATAGAGAGATCTGGCTGTTCTGCTTTGTATTCCATAGAATACTGGGCTGTTCTGCATTGTGTGGGCGTCTCGTTTTTAGTTGAGCTATTCATTCCATTTTTATACTGTCCCAAATGTAGTCATGTCAAATTCATATGTCCTGCCTCAACACAGCAACTCTCCAATGGGTTCAACACAAAGACAGATGCACATCCCGCCAGGTCGCTTTGTTTCACCCTGCTAGCTCAACCAGGTAATATCTGCTAACTCAACCAGGTGATATCCGTTTACACTATCCACCCTGTCCCGTTGACATTATCCACTCTGTCCCGTTTACATTATCCACCCTGTCCCGTTGACACTATCCACCCTGTCCCGTTGACATTATCCACTCTGTCCCGTTGACATTATCCACCCTGTCCCGTTGACACTATACACCCTGTCCCGTTGACACTATACACCCTGTCCCGTTTACATTATCCACCCTGTCCCGTTGACACTATCCACCCTGTCCCGTCGACACTATCCACCCTGTCCCGTTGACACTATCCACCCTGTCCCGTTGACACTATCCACCCTGTCACGTTGACATTATCCACCCTGTCCCGTTTACACTATCCACCCTGTCCCGTTGACATTATCCACCCTGTCCCGTTTACACTATCCACCCTGTCCCGTTGACATTATCCACCCTGTCCCGTTGACATTATCCACCCTGTCCCGTTGACACTATCCACCCTGTCCCGTCGACACTATCCACCCTGTCCCGTTGACACTATCCACCCTGTCCCGTTGACACTATCCACCCTGTCACGTTGACATTATCCACCCTGTCCCGTTTACACTATCCACCCTGTCCCGTTGACATTATCCACCCTGTCCCGTTTACACTATCCACCCTGTCCCGTTGACATTATCCACCCTGTCCCGTTGACATTATCCACCCTGTCCCGTTGACACTATCCACCCTGTCCCGTTGACACTATCCACCCTGTCCCGTTGACATTATCCACCCTGTCCCGTTGACATTATCCACCCTGTCCCGTTGACATTATCCACCCTGTCCCGTTTACACTATCCACCCTGTCCCGTTGACACTATCCACCCTGTCCCGTTGACATTATCCACCCTGTCCCGTTGACACTATCCACCCTGTCCCGTTGACACTATCCACCCTGTCCCGTTGACACTATCCACCCTGTCCCGTTGACATTATCCACCCTGTCCCGTTTACACTATCCACCCTGTCCCGTTGACATTATCCACCCTGTCCCGTTTACACTATCCACCCTGTCCCGTTGACATTATCCACCCTGTCCCGTTGACATTATCCACCCTGTCCCGTTGACATTATCCACCCTGTCCCGTTTACACTATCCACCCTGTCCCGTTGACATTATCCACCCTGTCCCGTTTACACTATCCACCCTGTCCCGTTGACATTATCCACCCTGTCCCGTTGACACTATCCACCCTGTCCCGTTGACATTATCCACCCTGTCCCGTTGACATTATCCACCCTGTCCCGTTTACACTATCCACCCTACTACCTGTCACAACTCCACCCTCCAtccttctcctctccactcACCGAGGACTCGCTGTCCCTAATCAGGAAGTCTCCCTCTTCGCCCCTCTGGTTGAGAACCAGTTCTGCCTGGTGTCTGGTCAGTCCTCCGTAGTACCAGTCCATGCCTGCGAACCTGCCCAGGCATGCAGGCCCAATGTAGTGGTTCTGGGGGGACCCGGGGTCCGACAGCGCCATGGGAGGGATTCCAGACGACCCGTTAGTGTCGCTCAGCACCAGCACGTAGTTCTTGGGCACCATCCCCACCAGGCCTCGAGCGTTTCGGCAGCGCCACCACTCCGGGTCATTCTCCGGCTTCTCCACTACCTCCATCACCTCGCCTTTCTCAAAGTTCAGCTCTTCCTCAGTCACCGAACTGAACGGGTAAAGAGTCTGGACCCGCTGGAGGGTGCCGCCGCCCCCACCAACCCCTGCCTTCCCGTTGTTCACCGAGGGCCCCCTGCCTGGGCCGAGGTAACCCGGGGAGAGCCTGCCTCCTccacccctgtctccctccgCGGAGTCCTCCAGGACGTAGTTGGAGGGGAACCAGCCCACGCGCCCCCCCTGGCAGCCCCGCCACCACCCGTCACTACACTTCTCCATCACCGTGACCCGGGAGCCTTTGGCCAGGGTCAGCTCATCGTCTCGCTCCGCCGCGTACGAGAACTTCACCACGGCCGGGATGTTGAGGTCGTAGATACGCTCGCCgccgccacctcctcctcctcctccgccgccgccgccgccgccaccgccaccaccaccaccaccacctcctcctcctcctcctccacctccacctccactcCCGTTGAAGTGGAACTCTGTGTCGGTGCTGGGTGTGGGGGAATCGTCCCGGGAGCTGTTCTTCCTCCTGCCTTTACCCAGTCCTGAGGAAGTCACAGAACCAGTATGTTAACATCACCAGGCATTGGAAAGGCAGAAGTTTAGTTTGCTGTATGAGCAGGGTCCCACTACACTTGAATAACCACCCTGACAGCAGGTCTTTCATTCTGCACTCCAATAACACGCCCGCTCCCCACACGCCAATAACACGCCTGCGCCCCACGCGCCAATAACACGCCCGAGCCCCAATAACACGCCCGCGCCCCACGCACCAATGACACGCCCGTGTCTCTCACCCCTACAGTAAATGCACTCAAGAGAGACGgtcacgcacgcacatgcacactcTCAGACACAACCGTTGGAGTGTTTGTCAACTCCCACATCCTCATTAAACCAGGCTATGAGCGTCCTAGCTCCGCTCCCTGCGTCTCCGCGTCTCCAGCAGCTGAAAGCAGAGCATGCAGACCGGGGAAGAAAGTGGAGCAGGCAGAGCAGGATGCAGagctgacaggcaggcagggatcAAAAGGTGCCTCTCCGCCCACCTGTCTCCTTGCCTCCATGTCACCCCACAACAAAGACAGCAGGTGCCCTCTCATCTGCACTGTGCTGCTCATCCACTGGCATCAACCCATTTGGGAGTTGAAGCTGGAGCAGAGGCCCACCGAGACGTGCTGTGATGAGTGTCGGGGCGCTGTGCCCAGGAAGATGTGGGAATGACAGGCATTTTGATCGTTTCGTTGGGCAGATCAGTGGGGGCAGGTTATACAGCAGGCCAGCAGGACACTAAGCCAGTCTGGTCCTCCAACAACAGGGCGGAGTTCCTGGAAAGGTACCTGGAACAGCAGCCAGTAATATTGGCAGCTCTGATGTCACTACCGACATGTAGTTTGCAAATGATTTGTTCTTTTGGAAGGACTTTTTACCGAATTGAGGGAAACGAGTCCTTTTTAGTAACATAATCTACTGTGATGTTCAGTCAAACAGCTGCCGGTGGATTTCTACATCAATGGTTTCATACgctgcaactaacaactattttgataaCTGATTAATCTGTCGATTACTACTTTGATTAATACTTTGATTAATAGGATAGAAaaagtacatacatttcagaattaaatgaaagtgttttatttaaaataaattaaagttttCTGGTTTTTCTTATCTTTTAACAATGCCTTCATTAAAACTACTGTCCGCCATATTTATGCTACATCTCGTGTAGACCCAACCCCAAGGataatgacatttgttttggaAACCCAATTAATAAACGATAATGACATTGGTTTTGTAGACTCAAGAAAAAGATGACATTGGTTTTGTAGACCCAACTAAAGGATAATGACATTCGTTTTGTAGACCCAACTAAAAGATGACATCGGTTTTGTAGACCCAACTAAAGGATAATGACATTAGTTTTGTAGACCCAACTAAAAGATGACATTGGTTTTGTAGACCCAACTAAAGGATAATGACATTGGTTTTGTAGACCCAACTAAAGGATAATGACATTCGTTTTGTAGACCCAACTAAAAGATGACATTGGTTTTGTAGACCCAACTAAAGGATAATGACATTGGTTTTGTAGACCCAACTAAAGGATAATGACATTCGTTTTGTAGACCCAACTAAAAAATAATGACATTCGTTTTGTAGACCCAACTAAAAGATGACATTGGTTTTGTAGACCCAACTAAAGGATAATGACATTCGTTTTGTAGACCCAACGAAAGGATGACGATATTTGTTGccaatattttgtattattgatGTTACACATTTGTATTGATTAATCAAACTGAAATGGAATTGGGAGATCAGTGGCGATACCCAGCCCTACTGGCTGATGAGGTGAACACACACGAACTGTCAAGGTGAACACACACGACACGTCTCGTCTGAAGTAAAAGCAAATCCCTCAAAACCCCATTGGACCGTGTTTCATTGGAAGACCATTTCAACATTCATTAGCTGAAGGTGAAATTTAAGgcaaaaaaaactcaaaacaaACACCAACTGAAGGAAGAGCAGCTCAAGTGCAGACCTATTAGATAACCACCTGAGAAGATGAACCCAGAGTCTGGGTTCAGTGGGTCAAAGATCTCCCACAGAGCATCTGTACCGAACATTTTAGTACCCTCAAAGTGTCTtcattttttataacattattaATGTTCCGCAGTGTGTGCCAAAGGACAGCTCTAAGCCATGGTAAACtggccatacaccacaccccTTTGTGCCTTAttatttgtgggtgtgtgtgtgtgtcaattagGGCTTTTTACATACCCCCCATCCCCATTTTACAGCCCCACTTGATGTAGCACTCTGACTAGTTCAGCCTTATGGGAAAACTGGACGCCGTCCTGTGGAGAGACAGATCTGTCCACAACCACAGGCTGTAGCTGAGGTGTGCAGAGGGGCAAACACACTCCCCTGAGAGCCACACAGCCCTGCtcagctgaaacacacacacacacacacacacacacacacacacacactatttctTTCCCCCTCATTTCCACTTCAAGGCTCTGGCCTGGTGGTTGGCAGGGGTACAGTCTTCCTACAGACTTCCACCTCTCGGTCCCTTCATTTCCCTGAACACAGAGGCTTCTTATTTATTCACCCCTGCTGCCTGACCCCGGAGACTTGTTCCTCAGCGTGTTACTAAGAGCCCCAGAGGAGCTTCAGAGGGTAGCACAGCACCCAACAGACTCACAATGAGAAGTTACTACAAACACAGCCCAGAGGAAGGGGTCACCAGGCAAAACACTACCTGGCCAGAAACACCGGGAAGGTAAATGTTTTCTACAAGCAGCCCAGTCCTTCATAattctaaacatttaaaatgtccttaCACATGTCTACCTTTGCCCCATTAAGGCGACTGACTGCGAGTCACAACGGTTGGAAAGACTGGGTGGTGTCATTAACATTTAGTACTGCTTAACCTTTGCACCCAGGCAATTATACAGTCCATAAACAGACGTCTGTTTATGTTTCTACAGTCATTATGGGACAGGCAGGGTTGGCATGgagacagtgtgtactgtaccaACTGTAAGTCTGTCACAGGGAGTGAAGTCTAGGGAGCCATTCTGGCTCAGTGTTGAGGTGGTTGAACGCCAGCATCTGTCAA is part of the Esox lucius isolate fEsoLuc1 chromosome 16, fEsoLuc1.pri, whole genome shotgun sequence genome and encodes:
- the nck2a gene encoding cytoplasmic protein NCK2; its protein translation is MTEEVTVVAKWDYMAQQDQELDIRKNERLTLLDDSKTWWRVRNASNQTGYVPSNYVERKNSLVKKASLVKNLKDTLGLGKGRRKNSSRDDSPTPSTDTEFHFNGSGGGGGGGGGERIYDLNIPAVVKFSYAAERDDELTLAKGSRVTVMEKCSDGWWRGCQGGRVGWFPSNYVLEDSAEGDRGGGGRLSPGYLGPGRGPSVNNGKAGVGGGGGTLQRVQTLYPFSSVTEEELNFEKGEVMEVVEKPENDPEWWRCRNARGLVGMVPKNYVLVLSDTNGSSGIPPMALSDPGSPQNHYIGPACLGRFAGMDWYYGGLTRHQAELVLNQRGEEGDFLIRDSESSPNDFSVSLKAPGKNKHFKVQCSEGFYCIGQRRFNSIDELVEHYKKAPIFTSEHGDKLYLVKPLL